A portion of the Luxibacter massiliensis genome contains these proteins:
- a CDS encoding xylulokinase: MENKYLLGVDVGTTSIKVAIIDENARMLGMSSSSYRMITPNQDYAQIDTEDMWRAFLKCVRLLQGGKNIDLSMVAGISISSLCPGLAALGENGEVLVDPIIYSDRRSTKEAELIREAVGEEKLFEITANTAMAGAMSGTSMLWIKRNLPEIYAKTKYFGHVNTLMAHRMSGEFAIDYSNASYTNLFETAGGYRWSETLCQKTGIDIKKLPPLHASTDIVGRLIQPELIELGIPGQTPVVIGGGDTACATLAAGVTKAGDVCESVGTTNVLTICVDQPKFDRGFINRCHVVEGTWIYQGALSHTGSSYQWFRDHFCQDLVEKAGGNDKAAFELLNKEAEMANPGCDGLVFLPYMLGERSPIWDPYARGVFFGLSLQTTRREMNRAIMEGCGYGLKQLSAIAERVTGQEIRSFTSIGGGAKSETWAQIKADITGKDINILDMNDMAPIGAALLAGVGTGVFSDIYEAASRVEKKIYKVIKSSNAHQDVYEKRYQVYTGLYPQIKELYKIGSNLQ, translated from the coding sequence ATGGAAAATAAATATTTATTAGGGGTGGATGTGGGGACTACAAGCATTAAAGTGGCAATTATAGACGAAAATGCCCGGATGCTTGGGATGAGCAGCAGTTCATACAGGATGATTACGCCCAACCAGGATTATGCCCAGATTGACACAGAAGATATGTGGAGGGCTTTCCTTAAATGTGTCCGGCTTCTGCAGGGCGGAAAAAATATTGATTTATCCATGGTAGCGGGAATCAGCATTTCCAGTCTTTGCCCGGGGCTTGCAGCCCTGGGGGAGAACGGGGAAGTGCTTGTGGACCCTATCATCTATTCTGACAGGCGCAGCACAAAAGAAGCTGAGTTAATCAGAGAAGCGGTAGGCGAGGAGAAGCTATTTGAAATTACTGCCAATACAGCCATGGCAGGGGCCATGTCCGGTACCTCCATGCTTTGGATTAAAAGGAATCTGCCGGAAATTTATGCAAAGACCAAGTATTTTGGCCATGTGAATACATTGATGGCGCACAGAATGTCAGGAGAATTTGCTATTGACTACTCTAATGCATCTTATACGAATCTGTTTGAGACTGCAGGCGGCTATAGGTGGTCAGAAACTCTGTGCCAGAAGACGGGGATTGATATCAAAAAACTGCCGCCTCTCCATGCTTCCACAGATATTGTGGGCAGATTGATCCAGCCAGAGCTGATCGAACTTGGGATCCCAGGGCAGACGCCGGTTGTTATAGGCGGGGGAGATACTGCCTGCGCCACACTTGCAGCCGGGGTGACAAAAGCTGGGGATGTCTGTGAATCTGTGGGAACAACAAATGTCCTGACGATCTGCGTGGATCAGCCAAAGTTTGACCGGGGATTTATTAACCGCTGCCATGTAGTGGAGGGGACTTGGATCTACCAGGGGGCCCTGTCACACACAGGGTCGTCCTACCAGTGGTTCAGGGATCATTTCTGCCAGGATCTGGTAGAGAAGGCGGGAGGCAATGACAAAGCAGCCTTTGAACTTTTGAACAAAGAAGCAGAGATGGCGAATCCCGGGTGCGACGGACTTGTATTTCTGCCATATATGCTGGGGGAGAGAAGTCCTATCTGGGATCCTTATGCCCGGGGCGTGTTTTTTGGACTTTCACTGCAGACTACCCGCAGGGAAATGAACCGTGCAATTATGGAAGGGTGCGGCTATGGGTTAAAGCAGCTGTCAGCAATCGCGGAGAGGGTGACAGGACAGGAAATCCGTTCATTTACATCCATCGGCGGCGGGGCAAAGAGTGAGACTTGGGCACAGATCAAAGCGGATATTACCGGAAAAGATATCAATATTCTGGATATGAATGACATGGCACCTATTGGGGCGGCTCTGCTGGCCGGTGTGGGAACAGGGGTTTTCTCAGATATCTATGAGGCGGCTTCCCGGGTTGAGAAAAAAATATATAAAGTAATCAAAAGCAGCAATGCCCATCAGGATGTCTATGAGAAGAGATACCAGGTATATACAGGACTGTATCCGCAGATTAAAGAATTATATAAAATTGGAAGCAATTTACAATAG
- a CDS encoding DUF1846 domain-containing protein, whose product MKTGFDNNKYLTMQSEHIRQRINQFDNKLYLEFGGKLFDDYHAARVLPGFAPDSKLRLLKQLSDQAEIVIVISARDIEKNKIRGDLGITYDLDVLRLMDSFRDNGLYVGSVVITQYSGQESALFFKNRLENLGIRVYIHYCINGYPSNIPLIVSDDGYGKNDYIETSRPLVIVTAPGPGSGKMATCLSQLYHEHKRGIHAGYAKFETFPIWNLPLKHPVNLAYEAATADLSDVNMIDPFHLEAYGVTTVNYNRDVEIFPVLNTIFEKIYGKSPYKSPTDMGVNMAGNCICDDAVCCEASRQEIIRRYYASLNSLLKGTSTEKEAQQIELLMNQANVTTQDRLVVQAALDRARNTQSPAAALELDNGRIITGKTTNLLGASAALLLNVLKELAGISHELHVISPESIEPIQKLKVDYLKSKNPRLHTDEVLIALSASAASSIMARQALEQLPKLEGCQAHTSVMLSDVDIKTFKKLGVQLTCEAVYETDHIYH is encoded by the coding sequence ATGAAAACAGGATTCGATAATAACAAATACTTAACCATGCAGTCAGAACACATCCGCCAGAGGATCAACCAGTTTGACAACAAACTCTATCTGGAATTTGGCGGGAAACTATTCGATGACTACCATGCTGCCAGGGTCCTCCCCGGCTTTGCTCCGGACAGCAAGCTTAGGCTCCTCAAACAACTCAGCGACCAGGCAGAAATCGTCATCGTGATCAGCGCCCGTGATATTGAAAAAAACAAAATCCGGGGAGACCTGGGCATAACCTATGATTTAGACGTGCTGCGCCTGATGGATTCATTCCGGGACAATGGCCTGTATGTAGGCAGCGTTGTCATTACGCAGTACTCCGGGCAGGAAAGCGCCTTGTTTTTTAAAAACCGTCTTGAAAATCTAGGAATACGTGTTTATATCCACTATTGTATCAATGGCTATCCTTCCAATATCCCATTAATTGTCAGTGACGACGGATATGGCAAAAATGATTATATTGAAACATCCCGCCCACTGGTAATCGTCACTGCCCCCGGGCCTGGAAGCGGAAAGATGGCAACCTGCCTCTCCCAGTTATATCATGAACATAAGCGCGGAATTCATGCAGGGTACGCCAAATTTGAAACATTTCCCATATGGAACCTCCCGCTGAAACATCCCGTCAATCTGGCCTATGAGGCGGCCACCGCTGATTTAAGCGATGTCAATATGATCGACCCTTTCCACCTGGAGGCCTATGGAGTCACCACTGTTAATTATAACCGGGATGTGGAGATATTCCCGGTGCTCAATACAATCTTTGAAAAAATCTATGGAAAAAGCCCTTACAAGTCCCCCACGGACATGGGCGTGAATATGGCCGGCAACTGTATCTGCGACGACGCCGTCTGCTGCGAGGCATCCCGCCAGGAAATCATAAGAAGGTATTATGCCTCTCTGAATTCCCTCCTGAAAGGGACAAGCACAGAAAAAGAGGCCCAGCAGATAGAACTTCTCATGAACCAGGCAAATGTGACCACACAGGACCGCCTGGTTGTCCAGGCAGCCTTGGATCGGGCCAGGAATACCCAATCCCCCGCCGCAGCCCTGGAGTTGGACAATGGGCGCATAATCACAGGAAAAACTACGAACCTGCTGGGAGCCTCTGCCGCCCTGCTTTTGAACGTACTCAAGGAACTGGCCGGCATCAGCCATGAGCTCCATGTGATTTCTCCAGAGTCCATAGAACCTATCCAGAAGCTGAAAGTAGATTATTTAAAGAGCAAGAACCCCAGGCTCCATACTGACGAAGTTCTGATCGCCCTCTCCGCCAGCGCCGCCAGCAGCATCATGGCGCGCCAGGCGCTGGAACAGCTTCCTAAATTGGAAGGCTGCCAGGCCCACACTTCTGTCATGCTGTCAGACGTAGATATTAAAACTTTCAAA
- a CDS encoding class I fructose-bisphosphate aldolase codes for MAMLGKEVRMSRLVNPKSNKMMAITVDHAISRGIAELTGIHQIQDTIDKIIVGKPDAMTLTKGIAEHCMWKNAGKVAMLMKVSNYSPVAPTKDTIFGTVDEAIRMGADAVSMGCMTLGDFQGEQFEAIGKFSEECMRKGMPLIGHVYPKGESVPADKRAAWENIAYSVRSACELGMDIVKTTYTGDPDSMAKVVACVPSTFRIVIQGGDACKTLDDYLKMTREAMDCGVGGVTMGRFVWEYKDVTALVIALRYIIHEGYSVKEAKELLTQLENDKNYDEF; via the coding sequence ATGGCAATGTTAGGAAAAGAAGTAAGGATGAGCAGGCTTGTGAACCCAAAGAGCAATAAGATGATGGCAATCACTGTTGACCATGCGATCTCAAGAGGGATTGCAGAGCTGACAGGGATCCACCAGATCCAGGACACCATCGACAAAATTATTGTTGGAAAACCAGATGCCATGACATTGACAAAAGGCATCGCAGAACACTGTATGTGGAAAAATGCAGGTAAGGTTGCCATGCTTATGAAGGTCTCAAATTATTCACCTGTGGCGCCTACTAAAGATACAATTTTTGGGACCGTAGATGAAGCCATCCGCATGGGCGCAGATGCAGTTTCTATGGGATGTATGACGTTAGGCGATTTCCAGGGGGAACAGTTTGAGGCGATTGGGAAATTTTCAGAGGAATGTATGAGAAAAGGGATGCCCCTCATCGGACACGTGTATCCAAAGGGGGAGAGTGTACCGGCAGATAAAAGGGCAGCCTGGGAAAATATCGCCTATAGCGTGAGAAGTGCATGTGAATTAGGGATGGATATCGTAAAGACTACATATACAGGTGATCCGGACAGCATGGCGAAGGTTGTTGCGTGTGTGCCGTCCACCTTCCGTATTGTCATCCAGGGAGGAGACGCCTGCAAGACTCTGGACGACTATCTTAAGATGACGAGAGAAGCCATGGACTGTGGAGTCGGCGGCGTGACAATGGGAAGGTTTGTATGGGAATATAAAGATGTCACTGCACTGGTAATCGCCCTGCGCTATATTATCCACGAGGGATACAGTGTAAAGGAGGCTAAAGAGCTCCTAACCCAGCTTGAGAACGATAAAAATTACGATGAGTTCTAA
- a CDS encoding zinc-dependent dehydrogenase → MRAVILKAPNDFAPTDIPRPAVGSKEILLEMKKAAICGTDMRILEGTKTKGVRYPSVIGHEICGVVAEVGKDTEGFQVGDKVAIANVIPCGSCPACLKGRENACMNRKAIGYEFDGGFEEYVLIPEIAIESGNVIKLPESVSFTAGALIEPLACCIRGLKNAGTGFNDTVLIVGAGPIGLMHMQLSKISGAKQVIVSEPNEMRRQVALELGADRVVDPTTEDLEKIIKDATKGMGADVIIMAIGVPALVDSTLKLCKKGGTVNLFAGFAGTGKCTIEVNTIHYNEINVNGSTAYKREDYLEAADMVIGGKINLDKIATHTFKIDEFQKAYELCKSGKGLKVMIEP, encoded by the coding sequence ATGAGAGCAGTTATATTGAAGGCACCAAATGACTTTGCCCCCACAGATATACCGAGGCCGGCAGTTGGCAGTAAGGAAATACTTCTTGAAATGAAAAAAGCAGCTATCTGCGGGACAGACATGAGAATCCTGGAAGGGACAAAGACAAAGGGCGTCCGATATCCATCTGTAATTGGACATGAAATTTGTGGTGTGGTTGCAGAGGTAGGTAAGGATACAGAAGGGTTTCAAGTCGGAGATAAAGTTGCCATTGCAAACGTCATACCATGCGGATCCTGTCCGGCATGCCTTAAGGGCAGGGAAAATGCCTGCATGAACCGCAAGGCTATTGGATATGAGTTTGACGGCGGATTCGAAGAATACGTCCTGATTCCCGAAATTGCCATAGAAAGCGGTAACGTGATTAAGCTTCCAGAATCAGTATCCTTTACGGCAGGCGCACTGATTGAACCGCTTGCATGCTGTATTAGAGGACTGAAAAATGCCGGAACCGGGTTTAATGATACAGTGCTGATTGTAGGCGCTGGCCCCATAGGCCTGATGCATATGCAGCTGTCCAAAATTTCCGGGGCGAAACAGGTGATTGTCAGCGAGCCAAATGAGATGAGGAGACAGGTGGCGTTAGAACTGGGAGCTGACAGAGTGGTGGACCCTACCACTGAGGATTTAGAGAAAATCATAAAAGATGCAACAAAAGGGATGGGGGCAGATGTGATTATTATGGCGATCGGGGTCCCGGCACTGGTGGATTCTACTTTAAAGCTGTGCAAGAAGGGCGGTACAGTCAATCTGTTCGCAGGATTTGCGGGGACTGGGAAATGCACAATCGAAGTCAATACCATCCACTATAACGAAATCAATGTAAACGGCAGCACTGCTTATAAGAGGGAAGATTATCTGGAAGCTGCTGATATGGTGATAGGCGGGAAAATCAACCTGGATAAGATAGCAACCCATACATTTAAGATCGATGAGTTCCAGAAGGCATATGAATTATGCAAAAGCGGCAAGGGACTAAAGGTCATGATTGAACCATAA
- the ftsH gene encoding ATP-dependent zinc metalloprotease FtsH, which yields MDNQNNRNNNKDPRNNRQGWGVIMVTTLLTVFIVMGLYSLMQDKNPEEISYDKFLTLVDEEKVKKVTIDSTKIYITLKDDAEEKKEKKNNTASDIVSQIEEKSTGQERAPDYFTGVVRDDTLSERLYKHGVEYGQQIPDTASSMIFEIFITVILPILMVVLLFSFFMKRMSKGGGMMGIGKSNAKVYVEKETGVTFQDVAGQDEAKESLQEVVDFLHNPGKYTGIGAKLPKGALLVGPPGTGKTLLAKAVAGEAKVPFFSLSGSAFVEMYVGVGASRVRDLFKQAQQMAPCIVFIDEIDAIGKSRDSALGGGNDEREQTLNQLLAEMDGFDTNKGLLLLAATNRPEVLDPALLRPGRFDRRIIVDKPDLKGRVDVLKVHAKDVKMDETVDLEAIALATSGAVGSDLANMINEAAINAVKNGRNVVSQKDLFEAVEVVLVGKEKKDRIMSEEERRIVSYHEVGHALVSALQKDAEPVQKITIVPRTMGALGYVMQTPEEEKFLNTKKELEAMLVGFLAGRAAEELVFDTVTTGASNDIEKATKIARAMITQYGMSEKFGLIGLESVQNRYLDGRPVMNCGDATAAEIDGEVIGMLKKAYEEAKRLLGENREALDKISDFLIEKETITGKEFMKIFRQVKGIEEPEEGEEEKKEARVAMKEEKREVPEVKEDL from the coding sequence ATGGATAATCAGAATAACAGAAATAATAATAAAGATCCCAGGAATAACCGGCAGGGTTGGGGAGTGATTATGGTGACGACGCTTCTGACCGTATTCATCGTAATGGGGTTATACTCCCTGATGCAGGATAAGAATCCTGAGGAGATCAGCTACGATAAATTTCTGACGCTGGTAGATGAGGAGAAGGTCAAGAAAGTTACCATTGATTCGACCAAGATTTATATAACATTAAAGGACGACGCAGAGGAAAAGAAAGAAAAGAAAAATAATACAGCCTCAGACATTGTCAGCCAGATTGAGGAAAAGAGTACAGGGCAGGAGAGGGCGCCAGATTACTTTACCGGCGTGGTGAGGGACGACACCTTATCCGAACGGCTTTATAAGCATGGCGTGGAATACGGGCAGCAGATACCGGATACAGCCTCTTCCATGATTTTTGAGATATTTATCACTGTGATCCTCCCAATATTGATGGTTGTCCTCCTGTTCAGCTTTTTTATGAAGCGTATGTCTAAGGGCGGCGGCATGATGGGCATAGGCAAGAGCAATGCCAAGGTCTATGTTGAGAAGGAGACAGGCGTTACGTTCCAGGATGTGGCGGGCCAGGATGAGGCCAAGGAATCCCTGCAGGAGGTTGTGGATTTCCTGCATAACCCGGGCAAGTATACGGGGATCGGTGCAAAGCTGCCTAAAGGCGCCCTGCTAGTTGGGCCTCCGGGAACCGGCAAGACATTGCTGGCCAAGGCTGTGGCGGGGGAGGCCAAAGTACCGTTTTTCTCACTTTCAGGCTCTGCCTTTGTGGAGATGTATGTAGGCGTCGGGGCATCCCGTGTGCGTGATTTGTTTAAGCAGGCGCAGCAGATGGCGCCCTGTATTGTATTTATAGACGAGATCGACGCAATAGGCAAGTCCAGGGACTCTGCCCTGGGCGGAGGCAACGATGAGCGGGAGCAGACATTGAATCAGCTGCTGGCGGAGATGGACGGTTTTGACACCAATAAAGGTCTCTTGCTGCTGGCTGCCACCAACCGGCCGGAGGTGCTGGATCCGGCGCTTTTAAGGCCCGGGCGTTTTGACCGGCGGATTATAGTAGACAAACCAGATTTAAAGGGGCGTGTGGATGTCTTAAAAGTCCATGCCAAGGACGTGAAAATGGACGAGACAGTGGATCTGGAGGCCATTGCCTTAGCCACGTCTGGCGCCGTCGGGTCAGATTTGGCCAATATGATTAACGAGGCAGCTATCAACGCGGTGAAGAACGGCAGGAATGTGGTCAGCCAGAAGGATTTGTTTGAGGCGGTGGAAGTTGTCCTTGTGGGCAAGGAGAAGAAAGACCGGATCATGAGTGAGGAGGAAAGGAGAATCGTATCCTACCATGAGGTGGGCCACGCACTTGTAAGCGCGCTCCAGAAGGATGCAGAGCCAGTGCAGAAAATTACTATAGTGCCCAGGACCATGGGGGCGCTGGGATATGTAATGCAGACCCCGGAGGAGGAGAAGTTCCTCAATACAAAGAAAGAGTTGGAAGCTATGCTTGTGGGATTCCTGGCGGGCCGCGCAGCTGAGGAGCTGGTATTTGACACGGTGACGACAGGAGCCTCCAATGACATAGAGAAGGCCACGAAGATAGCCAGGGCCATGATTACCCAGTATGGTATGTCGGAGAAGTTTGGCCTCATCGGACTGGAGTCAGTCCAGAACCGTTACCTTGACGGACGCCCCGTGATGAACTGTGGGGACGCCACTGCGGCGGAGATTGACGGGGAAGTAATCGGGATGCTGAAGAAGGCGTATGAGGAGGCAAAGCGCCTGCTCGGCGAAAACAGGGAGGCGCTGGATAAGATCTCTGATTTCCTGATAGAAAAAGAGACCATCACAGGTAAGGAATTTATGAAGATTTTCCGCCAGGTGAAAGGGATAGAGGAGCCTGAAGAAGGGGAAGAGGAGAAGAAAGAGGCGCGTGTGGCCATGAAAGAGGAGAAGAGAGAAGTCCCGGAAGTGAAAGAGGACTTATGA